A genomic stretch from Setaria viridis chromosome 1, Setaria_viridis_v4.0, whole genome shotgun sequence includes:
- the LOC117867061 gene encoding L-arabinokinase: MRVRDGDGGGEVTAPPQHLVFAYYITGHGFGHATRALEVVRHLVAAGHDVHVVTAAPEFVFTTEITSPCLHIRKVLLDCGAVQADALTVDRLASLEKYHQTAVVPRESILKTEVEWLNTIKADLVVSDVVPVACRAAADAGIRSVCVTNFSWDFIYAEYVVAAGHHHRSIVWQIAEDYSHCEFLLRLPGYCPMPAFRDVIDVPLVVRRLHKSRSEVRKELGIADDVKVVIFNFGGQPAGWELKKEWLPDGWLCLVCGASETQELPPNFIKLAKDAYTPDLMAASDCMLGKIGYGTVSEALAYKLPFVFVRRDYFNEEPFLRNMLEHYQCGIEMIRRDLLTGHWKPYLLRAITLQPCYGGPINGGEVAAHILQDTAVGKKYISGKLSGARRLRDAIVLGYQLQRAPGRDVGIPDWYSLSEKETGVRPAPTSYDMNGSAESSFEDFEILHGDMQGLTDTMSFLKSLSGLAGNDPRSPEKQTRERAAASVLFDWQEEIYVARAPGRLDVMGGIADYSGSLVLQMPIREACHVAVQRSDPTKQKQWKHTQARQLANGGAVPVLQIVSFGSELSNRAPTFDMDLSDFMDGDKPISYDKAKEYFSLDPSQKWAAYVAGTIFVLMTELGVRFTDSMSILVSSSVPEGKGVSSSASVEVASMSAIAAAYGLNIAPRDLALLCQKVENRVVGAPCGVMDQMASACGEANKLLAMVCQPAEVKELVNIPTHIRFWGLDSGIRHSVGGTDYGSVRVGTYMGRKMIKCAASDILSESLSSSVPMQSGDSNPEEYEEHGVDLLKSEASMEYLCNLPPHRYEAVYAKDIPEVITGDAFLEKYGDHNDAITKVDPKRSYCVKAPTRHPIYENFRVEAFKALLTAAKTDGQLSALGELMYQCHYSYNACGLGSDGTDRLVNLVQEIQHRKTSRAGGPSLFGAKITGGGSGGSVCVIGKNCLKSSEEIFEIQRRYKAATGYLPIVFEGSSPGAGKFGYLKIRRRSA, encoded by the exons ATGAGGGTtcgggacggcgacggcggcggcgaggtgaccgcgccgccgcagcacctCGTGTTCGCCTACTACATCACCGGCCACGGCTTCGGCCACGCCACCCGCGCCCTCGAG GTCGTGAGGCACCTCGTCGCCGCGGGGCACGACGTGCACGTGGTCACCGCCGCGCCGGAGTTCGTCTTCACCACCGAGATCACCTCCCCCTGCCTCCACATCCGCAAGGTCCTGCTCGACTGCGGCGCCGTCCAGGCCGACGCCCTCACCGTCGACCGCCTCGCCTCGCTCGAAAAG TATCACCAGACGGCCGTGGTGCCCCGGGAGTCGATCCTCAAGACCGAAGTGGAGTGGCTCAACACGATCAAGGCCGACCTAGTG GTTTCGGATGTTGTCCCCGTGGCGTGTAGGGCGGCTGCAGATGCCGGCATTCGATCCGTGTGCGTCACCAATTTCAG CTGGGACTTCATTTATGCAGAGTATGTCGTAGCAGCTGGACATCACCATCGCTCAATTGTGTGGCAG ATAGCAGAGGATTACTCCCATTGTGAATTCTTGCTCCGACTCCCCGGATATTGCCCTA TGCCTGCTTTCCGTGATGTCATTGATGTTCCTCTTGTGGTCAGAAGATTGCACAAATCTAGATCCGAG GTGAGAAAGGAACTAGGAATTGCAGATGATGTTAAGGTGGTCATTTTCAACTTCGGAGGACAG CCTGCTGGATGGGAACTGAAGAAAGAGTGGTTGCCTGACGGATGGCTCTGTTTG GTATGTGGTGCATCTGAAACTCAAGAGCTTCCTCCAAATTTCATTAAGCTTGCAAAGGATGCCTACACACCTGATTTGATGGCGGCATCTGACTGCATGCTTG GGAAAATTGGATATGGCACCGTGAGTGAGGCTTTGGCTTACAAGCTGCCATTTGTATTTGTTCGAAGAGATTATTTCAATGAAGAACCATTTTTGCGGAATATGCTTGAG CATTATCAATGTGGCATTGAGATGATACGGAGGGATCTACTTACTGGGCACTGGAAACCTTATCTTCTGCGTGCTATCACACTTCAACCCTGCTATGGTGGTCCCATAAACGGTGGTGAG GTGGCTGCACATATCCTCCAAGATACTGCTGTTGGGAAGAAGTATATTTCTGGAAAG TTGAGTGGAGCAAGACGGTTGCGTGATGCCATTGTGCTTGGATATCAACTGCAAAGGGCTCCTGGGAGAGATGTAGGAATTCCTGACTGGTATTCTCTCTCTGAGAAAGAAACCGGTGTCCGTCCAGCACCCACATCTTATGATATGAATGGAAGTGCAGAGTC ATCGTTCGAAGACTTTGAGATACTCCACGGTGATATGCAAGGCTTAACTGATACCATGTCCTTTTTGAAGAGTTTATCAGGACTTGCTGGAAATGACCCAAGAAGCCCTGAGAAGCAAACTCGAGAGAGGGCTGCTGCTTCTGTTCTCTTTGACTGGCAG GAGGAAATATATGTTGCAAGAGCACCTGGGCGATTAGATGTCATGGGTGGCATTGCAGATTATTCTGGAAGTCTTGTATTGCAG ATGCCCATCCGAGAGGCATGTCATGTTGCTGTTCAGAGAAGCGACCCTACCAAGCAGAAGCAATGGAAGCATACACAGGCTAGACAACTTGCAAATGGAGGAGCAGTACCAGTGTTACAAATC GTATCATTTGGTTCTGAATTAAGTAACCGCGCACCAACCTTCGACATGGATCTGTCTGATTTTATGGATGGTGACAAACCAATATCCTATGATAAAGCCAAAGAATATTTTTCTCTGGACCCATCCCAGAA ATGGGCTGCCTATGTTGCTGGAACTATTTTTGTGTTGATGACTGAGCTAGGGGTGCGCTTCACAGACAGCATGAGCATTCTG GTTTCTTCATCTGTCCCTGAAGGCAAAGGTGTCTCCTCGTCTGCATCAGTGGAGGTTGCTTCTATGTCTGCTATCGCTGCTGCCTATG GTTTGAACATTGCTCCAAGAGATCTTGCTTTACTGTGTCAAAAG GTTGAGAATCGTGTTGTTGGAGCTCCTTGCGGGGTAATGGACCAAATGGCATCTGCTTGTGGAGAAGCTAACAAACTGCTTGCGATGGTTTGCCAG CCTGCAGAAGTGAAGGAGCTGGTTAACATTCCAACTCATATACGATTTTGGGGTCTCGACTCTGGGATACGGCATAG TGTTGGTGGGACTGATTACGGTTCTGTAAGAGTAGGCACTTACATGGGCCGCAAGATGATCAAGTGTGCTGCATCTGACATACTTTCAGAATCGTTGTCCTCCAGTGTACCTATGCAATCAGGCGACTCAAATCCTGAAGAATATGAAGAACATGGTGTAGATCTTCTGAAATCTGAAGCATCAATGGAGTATTTATGCAATTTACCGCCTCATAG ATATGAAGCTGTTTACGCGAAAGACATTCCAGAGGTGATAACTGGAGATGCATTTTTGGAGAAGTATGGAGATCATAATGACGCGATAACAAAAGTTGACCCGAAACGGTCTTACTGTGTGAAGGCTCCTACAAGACATCCAATATATGAGAATTTCCGAGTTGAG GCCTTCAAAGCATTGTTAACAGCAGCTAAAACAGACGGGCAACTTTCAGCCCTTGGAGAACTAATGTACCAG TGCCACTACAGCTACAATGCTTGCGGGCTTGGCTCTGACGGCACGGACAGGCTAGTCAATCTTGTGCAAGAAATCCAGCACAGGAAGACCTCGCGAGCTGGAGGCCCTAGCCTATTCGGCGCAAAGATCACCGGCGGAGGGTCCGGCGGCTCGGTTTGTGTGATCGGGAAGAACTGCCTGAAAAGCAGCGAAGAGATATTCGAG ATTCAGAGGAGATACAAGGCGGCTACAGGGTACCTACCGATCGTCTTCGAGGGCTCGTCTCCAGGCGCCGGCAAGTTTGGGTACCTCAAGATTCGACGCCGATCCGCGTGA
- the LOC117864539 gene encoding uncharacterized protein: MVGFAGKRKELEQVVDGLSDFSLSGPAAKSRRLDPGLPPIMEEEPPAPSMAFQMLGEKINGVNMPSVEVMMEGVTSHHVPSEDMALVLYKPVDNPGISSSSFIVSSDLIRGLKSHAFNQVNYHELEDESPERSNSLALVPWKPPQMPVRSDWVAAEPESTQNFEVPMEADETEVTSMDFEEAPEPTSGGFDAENVHQWQHCMTPPSLPNPSAHVMWSR, from the exons ATGGTTGGGTTCGCGGGGAAGAGGAAGGAACTGGAGCAGGTGGTTGACGGCCTCTCCGACTTCTCCCtctccggccccgccgccaagAGCCGCAGATTG GACCCTGGGCTCCCACCAATTATGGAAGAAGAACCACCAGCTCCTTCCATGGCATTTCAGATGCTGGGAGAGAAAATCAATGGTGTTAACATGCCCAGTGTAGAAGTCATGATGGAAGGTGTAACGTCACATCATGTGCCTAGTGAGGACATGGCACTTGTTTTATACAAACCGGTGGATAACCCTGGCATTTCAAGCTCATCATTCATAGTCAGTTCAGACTTGATACGTGGTTTAAAGA GCCATGCTTTCAATCAAGTGAACTATCATGAGCTGGAGGACGAATCTCCGGAGCGTAGCAACAGCTTGGCTCTAGTTCCTTGGAAACCACCACAAATGCCTGTAAGATCTGACTGGGTTGCTGCTGAGCCAGAGAGCACGCAAAATTTTGAAGTGCCTATGGAGGCCGATGAGACTGAAGTAACTTCTATGGATtttgaggaagcgcctgaaccaaCTTCCGGGGGTTTCGATGCTGAGAACGTTCACCAGTGGCAACATTGCATGACCCCGCCGTCATTACCAAATCCATCAGCCCATGTTATGTGGTCAAGGTGA